In Halobacterium sp. R2-5, the following are encoded in one genomic region:
- the gcvPB gene encoding aminomethyl-transferring glycine dehydrogenase subunit GcvPB gives MEHYDQAAYAQADDDQYEPLLAEKDETTTDVESSLPDDLTRDELELPSLAEPELARHYVRLSQQNYGVDSGPYPLGSCTMKYNPRFTEDVAALDTASVHPDRSAKSVQGTLEVMHDLQDYLGRIGGMDAVTLQPPAGAAGEFTGILLAAAYHEANGEGHRDEVVIPDAAHGTNFASAALGGYDVVEIPSGDDGRVDLDALDAALGEDTAALMLTNPNTLGLFERDIEEIADMVHDAGGLLYYDGANLNALLGRARPGDMGFDIMHFNVHKTFATPHGGGGPGAGPVGVTEELAEFLPDPHVRETESGKYERYTPEQSVGKVHGFAGNWLVLVKAFAYIDRLGDDGLSDASAKAVLNANYLAERVDYDVPLGPFHHEFVASAGDQGAADVAKRMLDYGVHPPTTKWPELVDEALMTEPTEVETKGNLDDLADAFNAVASEDAETLEAAPNRTTARRIDQTSAARNPRLSWHDLD, from the coding sequence ATGGAACACTACGACCAGGCCGCCTACGCGCAGGCCGACGACGACCAGTACGAGCCGCTGCTCGCGGAGAAAGACGAGACGACCACGGACGTGGAGTCGTCGCTGCCCGACGACCTCACGCGGGACGAACTCGAACTGCCGAGCCTCGCCGAACCCGAGCTCGCCCGGCACTACGTCCGGCTCAGCCAGCAGAACTACGGCGTCGACTCCGGGCCGTACCCGCTCGGCTCGTGTACGATGAAGTACAACCCCCGGTTCACGGAGGACGTCGCCGCGCTCGACACCGCGAGCGTCCACCCGGACCGCTCCGCGAAGAGCGTGCAGGGAACGCTCGAAGTCATGCACGACCTCCAGGACTACCTCGGGCGCATCGGCGGCATGGACGCCGTGACGCTCCAGCCGCCGGCGGGCGCCGCGGGCGAGTTCACGGGCATCCTGCTCGCGGCCGCCTACCACGAAGCCAACGGCGAGGGCCACCGCGACGAGGTCGTCATCCCGGACGCCGCCCACGGCACGAACTTCGCGTCGGCGGCGCTCGGCGGCTACGACGTCGTCGAGATTCCCTCGGGCGACGACGGCCGCGTCGACCTCGACGCGCTCGACGCCGCGCTCGGCGAGGACACGGCGGCGCTGATGCTCACGAACCCGAACACGCTCGGGCTCTTCGAGCGCGACATCGAGGAGATCGCGGACATGGTCCACGACGCCGGCGGCCTGCTGTACTACGACGGCGCGAACCTCAACGCGTTGCTCGGCCGCGCGCGCCCCGGCGACATGGGCTTCGACATCATGCACTTCAACGTCCACAAGACGTTCGCGACGCCCCACGGCGGCGGCGGCCCGGGCGCCGGCCCGGTCGGCGTCACCGAGGAGCTCGCGGAGTTCCTCCCGGACCCCCACGTCCGGGAGACCGAGAGCGGGAAGTACGAGCGGTACACGCCCGAGCAGTCCGTCGGGAAGGTCCACGGCTTCGCCGGGAACTGGCTCGTCCTCGTGAAGGCGTTCGCGTACATCGACCGCCTCGGCGACGACGGCCTCAGCGACGCCTCCGCGAAGGCCGTCCTGAACGCGAACTACCTCGCCGAGCGGGTCGACTACGACGTCCCGCTCGGGCCGTTCCACCACGAGTTCGTCGCGAGCGCGGGCGACCAGGGCGCCGCCGACGTCGCCAAGCGCATGCTCGACTACGGCGTCCACCCGCCGACGACGAAGTGGCCGGAACTGGTCGACGAGGCGCTGATGACCGAACCGACGGAGGTCGAGACGAAGGGGAACCTCGACGACCTCGCGGACGCGTTCAACGCCGTCGCGAGCGAGGACGCGGAGACGCTCGAAGCCGCGCCGAATCGCACGACTGCCCGGCGCATCGACCAGACGAGCGCCGCGCGGAACCCCCGGCTGTCGTGGCACGACCTCGACTAA
- a CDS encoding CopG family ribbon-helix-helix protein, whose protein sequence is MTVVSVSMPDELLERLDEFSEDHGYTGRSEVVREAARNLLGEFEDKQLEDRPLIGVVTVLFSYENSTVEERMMNLRHEYEGLVTSNVHNHVGDHYCMELFILEGKLDEISEFVGRVRATKDTITVDYSVIPVDGFTALSDA, encoded by the coding sequence ATGACTGTCGTCAGCGTCTCGATGCCCGACGAGCTCCTCGAACGGCTCGACGAGTTCTCCGAGGACCACGGCTACACCGGCCGCAGCGAGGTCGTCCGGGAGGCCGCGCGCAACCTCCTCGGCGAGTTCGAGGACAAACAGCTCGAGGACCGCCCGCTCATCGGCGTCGTCACCGTGCTGTTCAGCTACGAGAACTCCACCGTCGAGGAGCGCATGATGAACCTCCGCCACGAGTACGAGGGCCTCGTCACGAGCAACGTCCACAACCACGTCGGCGACCACTACTGCATGGAGCTGTTCATCCTCGAGGGAAAACTCGACGAGATCTCGGAGTTCGTCGGCCGCGTGCGCGCCACGAAGGACACGATCACGGTCGACTACTCGGTGATTCCCGTCGACGGCTTCACGGCGCTGTCGGACGCCTAG
- a CDS encoding MarR family transcriptional regulator, with protein MVVFADGNDASPTPDSDALNDLPPSAKLVFKVLEYDSPLTQAELRDRTRLSKRTTRHGLALLKDANLVEERVYIPDARKRIYEPRVID; from the coding sequence GTGGTCGTTTTTGCCGACGGTAACGACGCATCGCCGACCCCCGACAGCGACGCCCTGAACGACCTGCCGCCGAGCGCGAAGCTCGTGTTCAAGGTTCTGGAGTACGACTCGCCGCTCACGCAGGCCGAACTGCGGGACCGGACGCGGCTCTCGAAGCGGACGACCCGCCACGGGCTCGCGCTGCTGAAGGACGCGAATCTAGTAGAGGAGCGCGTCTACATCCCGGACGCCAGGAAGCGCATCTACGAGCCGCGGGTGATCGACTAG
- a CDS encoding adenosylcobinamide amidohydrolase, producing the protein MFEATTRDGVLALERERTRWLSTGWDGGLADADRAFNVTVPEGWDPEDLDAYVADRLADAEFSRDAEDPVLLTGIAQRHARGARCGPVEAVATVGVSNPAALPMDPEGGSLPEEPEPVAGTVNVFVGTTRAIDDAALANLVAVAAEAKTATLLDAVGFPGTTTDAVVAACDPDGEPAAFSGSATEVGAAARACVRDAVRASYASRYDDEEPPASVAEARHGVRTDVQTDVFAPSE; encoded by the coding sequence ATGTTTGAGGCGACGACGCGGGACGGCGTCCTCGCGCTCGAACGCGAGCGGACGCGCTGGCTGTCGACGGGCTGGGACGGCGGACTCGCGGACGCCGACCGGGCGTTCAACGTCACCGTCCCCGAGGGCTGGGACCCCGAGGACCTCGACGCGTACGTCGCCGACCGGCTCGCCGACGCGGAGTTCTCGCGGGACGCCGAGGACCCCGTGCTGCTCACCGGAATCGCGCAGCGCCACGCCCGCGGCGCGCGCTGCGGCCCCGTCGAGGCGGTCGCGACCGTCGGCGTCTCGAACCCCGCCGCGCTCCCGATGGACCCCGAGGGCGGGTCGCTCCCAGAAGAGCCCGAACCCGTCGCCGGGACGGTGAACGTGTTCGTCGGGACGACGCGCGCGATAGACGACGCGGCGCTCGCGAACCTCGTCGCCGTCGCTGCGGAGGCGAAGACTGCGACGCTCCTCGACGCGGTGGGCTTCCCGGGGACGACGACGGACGCGGTCGTCGCGGCCTGTGACCCGGACGGAGAGCCGGCGGCGTTCTCCGGAAGCGCGACCGAAGTGGGGGCCGCGGCGCGCGCCTGCGTCCGGGACGCCGTGCGAGCGAGCTACGCCAGCCGCTACGACGACGAGGAGCCACCGGCGTCTGTCGCAGAGGCGCGACACGGCGTGCGAACAGACGTCCAGACCGACGTGTTCGCGCCCAGCGAGTAG
- the cobD gene encoding threonine-phosphate decarboxylase CobD: MDPDAVRAAGRVPHGGSDDPDVLDFSANVNPRTPPGVREVYEAALGDAARYPNDDYPEFRDAAADYVGCASERVVPTPGGLAGIRLAIETRVEPGDSVLVPYPSFGEYAREVELQGAVPDFVPHDELLDADPSDHAMAVACNPNNPTGTLSDSDALREFAARCRDADTELLVDEAFLGFTGEASLAGTPGVVVARSLTKLFGLPGLRAGFLVATGDRLGDLRTGRRAWNLGTPAAAVGAHAMRQREFVADTRERVASERRRVSRELGDDFGVHGSDAPFLLLDVGDRDVDALCEATESRGVAIRDATTFRGLDSHVRVAVRTPEENDRLLEALDV; this comes from the coding sequence ATGGACCCTGACGCCGTCCGCGCCGCCGGCCGCGTGCCACACGGCGGCAGCGACGACCCAGACGTGCTGGACTTCTCCGCGAACGTGAACCCGCGGACGCCGCCGGGCGTTCGCGAAGTGTACGAGGCCGCGCTCGGCGATGCCGCGCGCTACCCGAACGACGACTACCCGGAGTTCCGGGACGCCGCAGCCGACTACGTCGGCTGCGCGTCCGAGCGCGTCGTCCCGACGCCCGGCGGCCTCGCGGGCATCCGGCTCGCAATCGAGACGCGCGTCGAGCCCGGGGACAGCGTGCTCGTCCCGTACCCGAGCTTCGGCGAGTACGCGCGCGAGGTCGAACTGCAGGGCGCCGTCCCCGATTTCGTCCCGCACGACGAGCTCCTCGACGCCGACCCGAGCGACCACGCGATGGCCGTCGCCTGCAACCCGAACAACCCCACGGGGACGCTGTCCGACTCCGACGCGCTCCGCGAGTTCGCCGCGCGCTGCCGGGACGCGGACACGGAGCTTCTCGTCGACGAGGCGTTCCTCGGGTTCACCGGCGAGGCGTCGCTGGCCGGGACGCCGGGCGTCGTCGTCGCGCGCTCGCTCACGAAGCTGTTCGGGCTGCCCGGGCTCCGCGCGGGCTTCCTCGTCGCGACCGGTGACCGCCTCGGCGACCTCCGGACCGGGCGTCGCGCGTGGAACCTCGGGACGCCCGCGGCGGCCGTCGGCGCGCACGCGATGCGCCAGCGCGAGTTCGTCGCGGACACCCGCGAGCGCGTCGCCAGCGAGCGCCGGCGGGTGTCACGCGAACTCGGCGACGACTTCGGCGTCCACGGCTCGGACGCGCCGTTCCTCCTGCTCGACGTCGGCGACCGAGACGTGGACGCGCTCTGCGAAGCGACCGAGTCCCGGGGCGTCGCAATCCGAGACGCGACGACGTTCCGCGGGCTAGACAGCCACGTACGCGTCGCGGTCCGCACGCCCGAGGAGAACGACCGCCTGCTGGAGGCCCTGGATGTTTGA
- a CDS encoding NTP transferase domain-containing protein, protein MCGGRGTRLDSDAEKPLFEISGRPMVDYVRDALAESRVDTAYAVVSPNAPETRAHLDSELPVIETPGEGYVADLTTALDAVDTPVLTVAADLPLLDGDAVNTVLDAAGGSTSVRVPAALKEALGASTDGVGAWVPTGVNVVADDEDTVFRSYDARLAVNVNRRSDAALAERLLGPRTDAPKSTGDVEGDDGP, encoded by the coding sequence ATGTGCGGCGGCCGTGGGACGCGACTGGACAGCGACGCCGAGAAACCGCTGTTCGAGATCTCGGGGCGGCCGATGGTCGACTACGTCCGCGACGCGCTCGCCGAGAGCCGCGTCGACACCGCGTACGCCGTGGTCTCCCCGAACGCGCCCGAGACGCGCGCGCACCTCGACAGTGAACTCCCCGTTATCGAGACGCCGGGCGAGGGCTACGTCGCGGACCTGACGACCGCGCTCGACGCCGTCGACACGCCCGTGTTGACCGTCGCCGCGGACCTCCCGCTGCTCGACGGCGACGCGGTGAACACCGTGCTCGACGCGGCTGGCGGCTCGACGAGCGTGCGCGTCCCGGCCGCGCTGAAGGAAGCACTGGGGGCGAGTACAGACGGGGTGGGCGCGTGGGTGCCGACGGGCGTGAACGTCGTCGCGGACGACGAGGACACCGTGTTCCGGAGCTACGACGCGCGCCTCGCGGTGAACGTGAACCGCCGGTCGGACGCGGCGCTCGCCGAGCGCTTACTCGGGCCGCGGACCGACGCACCGAAATCCACGGGCGATGTGGAGGGAGATGATGGACCCTGA
- the cobS gene encoding adenosylcobinamide-GDP ribazoletransferase, which produces MVVTALRGAIGFLTRLRVGHSEAAWTAFRGSPWAFPLAGYVVGALLAAPFVFADHFPAGTVTLAYLAAVFAVTGINHLDGVADVGDALVVHGDSDERTRVLKDTTVGVGAVAAVALAVAGLALGAFGVARLPTRAALAVVVAAEVGAKLGMASVACLGTAAHEGLGSQFTERAGRSDLLPAVLVALPAVVLSWPTPAAAGALVGAFLAGFVVLWRLQALLDGVNGDVFGAVNEVGRVVGLHLGVVAWTLS; this is translated from the coding sequence GTGGTCGTGACCGCGCTCCGGGGTGCGATCGGGTTCCTGACGCGGCTCCGCGTCGGCCACAGCGAGGCCGCGTGGACGGCGTTCCGCGGCTCTCCGTGGGCGTTCCCGCTGGCGGGCTACGTCGTCGGCGCGCTGCTCGCCGCTCCGTTCGTCTTCGCCGACCACTTTCCGGCCGGAACAGTCACGCTCGCGTACCTCGCCGCCGTCTTCGCCGTCACGGGAATCAACCACCTCGACGGCGTCGCGGACGTCGGCGACGCGCTCGTCGTCCACGGGGACAGCGACGAGCGCACGCGCGTGCTCAAGGACACCACGGTCGGCGTCGGCGCCGTCGCGGCCGTCGCGCTCGCAGTTGCGGGCCTCGCGCTCGGCGCGTTCGGCGTGGCTCGGCTACCCACTCGGGCCGCACTCGCGGTCGTCGTCGCCGCGGAGGTCGGCGCGAAACTCGGAATGGCGAGCGTCGCCTGTCTCGGTACCGCCGCGCACGAGGGACTGGGTTCACAGTTCACGGAGCGCGCGGGGAGGTCGGACTTGCTCCCCGCAGTTCTCGTCGCTCTCCCGGCCGTCGTGCTCTCGTGGCCGACGCCGGCTGCTGCGGGCGCGCTCGTCGGTGCATTCCTCGCCGGGTTCGTCGTCCTGTGGCGCCTGCAGGCCCTGCTGGACGGCGTGAACGGCGACGTCTTCGGCGCCGTCAACGAGGTCGGCCGCGTGGTCGGACTCCACCTGGGGGTGGTCGCGTGGACGCTCTCCTGA
- the cbiB gene encoding adenosylcobinamide-phosphate synthase CbiB gives MSLTAVGAVALAFALEAAFAEPPARIHPVAWFGRAIAPLDREWANPQAVGVLVALVLPLAAGLLVGSLVALAGRIDPLLAAAVAGLALFATTSLRMLLGEARAVVAATDSDLDAARERLQSLAGRDASDLSTGELRSAAVESAAENLADGLVAPLLAFALGAVVSLPVAAGAAAWVKGANTLDSMLGYRSKPVGTASARLDDAVMWLPARLSASLVALAGLDFGALARAREHADAPPSPNSGWPMATLAAVLGVRLAKPGVYDLPLGAEFPTVAESQRGVRVVGAAGVLSYALAAGVVAWS, from the coding sequence GTGTCGTTGACGGCGGTCGGCGCGGTCGCGCTCGCGTTCGCCCTCGAAGCCGCGTTCGCGGAGCCGCCCGCGAGAATCCACCCCGTGGCGTGGTTCGGGCGCGCGATAGCGCCGCTCGACCGCGAGTGGGCGAACCCGCAGGCGGTCGGCGTGCTCGTCGCGCTCGTGCTCCCGCTGGCTGCCGGCCTCCTGGTCGGGTCGCTGGTCGCGCTCGCCGGCCGAATCGACCCGCTGCTCGCCGCGGCCGTCGCGGGGCTCGCGCTGTTCGCGACGACCAGCCTGCGGATGCTGCTGGGCGAAGCGCGCGCGGTCGTCGCGGCCACCGACTCGGACCTCGACGCCGCTCGCGAGCGCTTGCAGTCCTTGGCAGGCCGGGACGCGAGCGACCTCTCGACGGGTGAGCTGCGGAGCGCGGCGGTCGAGAGCGCCGCCGAGAACCTCGCGGACGGCCTCGTCGCGCCGCTGCTCGCGTTCGCGCTCGGAGCCGTCGTCTCGCTGCCGGTCGCGGCGGGCGCGGCGGCGTGGGTGAAGGGCGCGAACACGCTCGACTCGATGCTCGGCTACCGCTCGAAGCCCGTCGGGACCGCGAGCGCGCGCCTCGACGACGCCGTGATGTGGCTGCCCGCGCGCCTGAGCGCTTCGCTCGTCGCGCTCGCCGGGCTGGACTTCGGCGCGCTGGCTCGCGCCCGCGAACACGCCGACGCGCCGCCGTCCCCGAACTCCGGGTGGCCGATGGCGACGCTCGCCGCGGTGCTCGGCGTCCGCCTCGCGAAGCCGGGCGTCTACGACCTCCCGCTCGGCGCGGAGTTCCCTACGGTCGCGGAGAGCCAGCGCGGGGTGCGCGTCGTCGGCGCCGCTGGTGTGCTCTCGTACGCGCTCGCCGCGGGGGTGGTCGCGTGGTCGTGA
- a CDS encoding HAD family hydrolase, translating to MPTSFDLFGTLVAAERPGEPAAAVAEALAARDVRVPDDWMAAYRDPHGSVPDGAERPLPDHVATALESRGVDADPELIQHAILAAFDRPVAVRDGAREALDAAREHGRVAVLSNCSVPGLAERALDRADLSVETVVTSVGCGWRKPDPRAFEAVADALGAAPESLVHVGDDPTADGGIEAVGGRAILLDETPLAEIPAKLEGIPCR from the coding sequence GTGCCAACGTCGTTCGACCTCTTCGGGACGCTGGTCGCCGCGGAGCGCCCGGGCGAGCCCGCTGCGGCCGTCGCGGAGGCGCTCGCGGCGCGCGACGTCCGCGTGCCCGACGACTGGATGGCGGCCTACCGCGATCCCCACGGCTCCGTTCCCGACGGAGCCGAACGGCCGCTCCCCGACCACGTCGCGACCGCGCTGGAGAGCCGCGGCGTCGACGCCGACCCGGAACTCATCCAGCATGCGATCCTCGCCGCATTCGACCGGCCCGTCGCAGTGCGAGACGGCGCGCGGGAAGCCCTCGACGCCGCGCGCGAGCACGGACGGGTCGCCGTGCTCTCGAACTGCAGCGTCCCCGGCCTCGCCGAGCGCGCGCTCGACCGCGCCGACCTGAGCGTCGAAACCGTCGTCACGAGCGTCGGCTGCGGGTGGCGGAAGCCCGACCCGCGAGCGTTCGAGGCGGTCGCCGACGCACTCGGCGCGGCGCCCGAATCGCTCGTCCACGTCGGTGACGACCCCACAGCGGACGGCGGTATCGAAGCCGTCGGCGGGCGCGCGATTCTCCTCGACGAGACGCCGCTCGCCGAGATTCCGGCGAAACTGGAGGGGATTCCGTGTCGTTGA
- a CDS encoding cobyric acid synthase, whose translation MADCRTLLVAGTASHVGKSTVAAGLCRHLADSGVSVAPFKAQNMSNNARAVPASEGAPGAAWGEIGVSQYVQARTARVPANTDHNPVLLKPRGDAESQLVLDGQAVGHYAAGDYYDGHWEAARETAEAAHERLAADHDVVVAEGAGSIAEVNLHDRDLANVETARLADADIVVVVDIERGGAFASLYGTLELLPDDVRERVVGAVITKFRGDRALLDAGIAEIEDRTGVPVLGVLPYDDPGLPEEDSVSLPDGDQRAVSGDDDVPDERSVTVAVPRLPRISNFTDLEPLARVPGVRIAYAPLDAPLDDADAVVLPGTKNTVDDLRDLRAAGFGDELREFDGPVVGLCGGYQLLGGRVANAGVESTEDLDAIEGFGLLPVETAFREAKRVEAVTRELDGAGPLAGASGDVSGYEIHMGRTDVPEELPNPVGPTSAATDCVLGTYLHGLFENETAREAFVDAVYEHADRERPELDDDRQSPYDAAADLVSEHVDLAALDLPT comes from the coding sequence ATGGCCGACTGCCGCACGCTGCTGGTCGCGGGCACGGCCTCCCACGTCGGGAAGAGCACCGTCGCCGCCGGGCTCTGCCGTCACCTCGCCGACTCGGGCGTGTCGGTCGCGCCGTTCAAGGCTCAGAACATGAGCAACAACGCGCGCGCCGTCCCCGCCTCGGAGGGCGCGCCCGGGGCGGCGTGGGGCGAAATCGGCGTCTCCCAGTACGTGCAGGCGCGGACCGCTCGCGTCCCCGCGAACACGGACCACAACCCCGTGCTCCTGAAGCCGCGCGGGGACGCCGAGAGCCAGCTCGTCCTCGATGGGCAGGCGGTCGGCCACTACGCAGCCGGCGACTACTACGACGGGCACTGGGAGGCGGCCCGCGAGACCGCGGAAGCCGCCCACGAGCGCCTCGCCGCCGACCACGACGTAGTCGTCGCGGAGGGCGCGGGCAGCATCGCGGAGGTCAACCTCCACGACCGCGACCTCGCGAACGTCGAGACCGCGCGGCTGGCCGACGCGGACATCGTCGTCGTCGTGGACATCGAGCGCGGCGGCGCGTTCGCCAGCCTCTACGGCACGCTCGAACTGCTCCCCGACGACGTCCGCGAGCGCGTCGTCGGCGCCGTCATCACGAAGTTCCGCGGGGACCGCGCGCTCCTCGACGCCGGCATCGCCGAAATCGAGGACCGCACGGGAGTCCCGGTTCTGGGCGTGCTGCCGTACGACGACCCCGGACTCCCAGAGGAGGACAGCGTCTCGCTGCCCGACGGCGACCAGCGCGCGGTCTCCGGTGACGACGACGTTCCCGACGAGCGGAGCGTCACGGTGGCCGTCCCGCGGCTGCCGCGCATCTCGAACTTCACGGACCTCGAGCCGCTCGCGCGCGTCCCCGGTGTTCGCATCGCGTACGCCCCGCTCGATGCTCCGCTCGACGACGCCGACGCGGTCGTGCTCCCCGGCACGAAGAACACCGTCGACGACCTCCGGGACCTCCGGGCGGCCGGGTTCGGCGACGAGCTCCGCGAATTCGACGGTCCGGTCGTCGGGCTCTGCGGCGGCTACCAGCTGCTCGGCGGGCGCGTCGCGAACGCCGGCGTCGAGTCCACCGAGGACCTCGACGCCATCGAGGGGTTCGGACTGTTGCCCGTCGAGACGGCGTTCCGCGAGGCCAAGCGCGTCGAGGCGGTCACCAGAGAACTCGACGGCGCGGGCCCTCTCGCGGGTGCGTCCGGCGACGTGTCGGGCTACGAGATTCACATGGGTCGCACCGACGTTCCAGAGGAACTGCCGAATCCGGTCGGGCCGACCAGCGCCGCGACCGACTGCGTGCTCGGCACGTACCTCCACGGCCTCTTCGAGAACGAGACCGCCCGCGAGGCGTTCGTGGACGCCGTCTACGAGCACGCTGACCGCGAACGCCCCGAGTTGGACGACGACCGCCAGTCGCCGTACGACGCGGCCGCCGACCTCGTCAGCGAGCACGTCGACCTCGCGGCGCTCGACCTGCCGACGTAG
- a CDS encoding cob(I)yrinic acid a,c-diamide adenosyltransferase, with the protein MTDDTTDATDEQDQHARTPGKGRTPTARDITPTAPEEFGLVQVWWGDGKGKTTAALGMGFRAAGHGHRVHLLQFMKGGTASVEDVRGEYNAIAEMPGFTYENSGHYGWHGFLDGSDDDEHRARAQGGLARARELVEASDVESELPLDGPPDDGVHMLILDEILYAANRGLVDPEDVVSLVEDKPEGLELVLTGGHEEPDYVTERADLVTEVRKQTHPIDAGQRARKGTEY; encoded by the coding sequence ATGACCGACGACACCACCGACGCGACCGACGAGCAGGACCAGCACGCGCGAACGCCCGGGAAGGGCCGGACGCCGACCGCGCGCGACATCACGCCGACCGCGCCCGAGGAGTTCGGGCTCGTGCAGGTCTGGTGGGGCGACGGCAAGGGGAAGACGACCGCCGCGCTCGGGATGGGGTTCCGGGCGGCCGGCCACGGCCACCGCGTCCACCTCCTCCAGTTCATGAAGGGCGGCACCGCGAGCGTCGAGGACGTCCGCGGCGAGTACAACGCAATCGCGGAGATGCCGGGGTTCACGTACGAGAACTCCGGGCACTACGGCTGGCACGGCTTCCTCGACGGCAGCGACGACGACGAGCACCGAGCACGTGCGCAGGGTGGTCTCGCTCGCGCCCGCGAACTCGTCGAGGCGAGCGACGTCGAGAGCGAACTCCCGCTGGACGGCCCGCCCGACGACGGCGTTCACATGCTGATTCTGGACGAGATACTGTACGCCGCGAACCGCGGGCTCGTCGACCCCGAGGACGTCGTTTCGCTCGTCGAGGACAAGCCCGAGGGCCTCGAACTCGTGCTGACGGGCGGCCACGAGGAACCCGACTACGTCACCGAGCGCGCGGACCTCGTGACCGAGGTGCGCAAGCAGACTCACCCCATCGACGCGGGCCAGCGCGCCCGCAAGGGCACCGAGTACTGA
- a CDS encoding cobyrinic acid a,c-diamide synthase, with amino-acid sequence MKGVVLGGTASGVGKTVATLAVLRALDAAGYDPQPAKAGPDFIDPSHHEAVAGKPSRTLDPWLSGDEGVRRNYHRGDGDVCVVEGMMGLYDGSVASTARVAELLDLPVVLVVDASAGMQSVGATALGFREYAAEAGYDVDVVGVLAQRAHGGRHADGVRDALSDGVAYLGRIPPDDSLSIPDRHLGLHMGGEAPVDADALDAAAEHVDAERLVDLAREPPRPASEDKKPETGKRVAVAADAAFCFAYPATRERLRERADVVTFSPVAGDGLPDCDGVYLPGGYPELHAEALAESPALDSIAERAADGLPVLGECGGFMALAESLTTTDGEMYEMGGVLPAAVTMRERYQALDHVKLRARSDALTASAGKTLRGHEFHYSDADVASDARFAFDVERGTGITDEHDGLTEYRTLGTYAHVHADSGAFDRFIENL; translated from the coding sequence GTGAAGGGTGTCGTCCTCGGCGGCACGGCCTCCGGCGTCGGGAAGACCGTCGCGACGCTGGCCGTCCTGCGCGCGCTCGACGCCGCGGGCTACGACCCCCAGCCCGCGAAGGCCGGCCCGGACTTCATCGACCCGAGCCACCACGAGGCGGTCGCGGGAAAGCCCTCGCGGACACTCGACCCGTGGCTCTCCGGCGACGAGGGCGTGCGCCGGAACTACCACCGCGGCGACGGCGACGTCTGCGTCGTCGAGGGGATGATGGGGCTGTACGACGGCAGCGTCGCCAGCACCGCGCGCGTCGCCGAACTGCTCGACCTCCCGGTGGTGCTCGTCGTGGACGCGAGCGCGGGGATGCAGAGCGTCGGCGCGACCGCGCTCGGGTTCCGCGAGTACGCCGCCGAAGCCGGCTACGACGTGGACGTGGTCGGCGTGCTCGCCCAGCGAGCGCACGGCGGCCGCCACGCCGACGGCGTCCGGGACGCGCTCTCCGACGGCGTCGCGTACCTCGGACGGATTCCGCCGGACGATTCGCTGTCGATTCCGGACCGTCACCTCGGCCTCCACATGGGCGGGGAAGCGCCGGTCGACGCCGACGCGCTCGACGCCGCTGCCGAGCACGTCGACGCCGAGCGACTGGTCGACCTCGCGCGCGAGCCGCCGCGACCCGCCTCCGAGGATAAGAAGCCCGAGACTGGGAAGCGGGTCGCCGTCGCCGCGGACGCGGCGTTCTGCTTCGCGTACCCGGCGACCCGCGAGCGCCTCCGCGAGCGCGCCGACGTGGTGACGTTCTCGCCGGTCGCGGGCGACGGCCTGCCCGACTGCGACGGCGTCTACCTGCCCGGCGGCTACCCGGAACTTCACGCCGAAGCGCTCGCCGAGTCGCCCGCGCTCGATTCGATCGCCGAGCGGGCCGCAGACGGCCTGCCCGTGCTCGGCGAGTGCGGCGGCTTCATGGCGCTCGCGGAGTCGCTGACGACGACGGACGGCGAGATGTACGAGATGGGGGGCGTGCTCCCCGCTGCCGTGACGATGCGCGAGCGCTACCAGGCGCTCGACCACGTCAAACTCCGCGCCCGGAGCGACGCGCTCACCGCGAGCGCGGGCAAGACGCTACGCGGCCACGAGTTCCACTACTCCGACGCGGACGTCGCCAGCGACGCGCGGTTCGCGTTCGACGTCGAGCGCGGGACCGGCATCACCGACGAGCACGACGGACTGACCGAGTACCGGACGCTGGGCACGTACGCGCACGTCCACGCCGACAGCGGCGCCTTCGACCGATTCATCGAGAACCTATGA